One segment of Streptomyces sp. NBC_00576 DNA contains the following:
- a CDS encoding DUF742 domain-containing protein, with protein MTEDTTGTLQEPGSQWYDNEAGPLVRPYAMTGGRTRPGPTGVRFDLIALVTLDTGAPGMDDDTVLGPEHRALIDLCRTETQSVAELSAGTDLPVGVVRVLLGDLLELGRVIVSRPVPPAQLPDERILREVIEGLRAL; from the coding sequence ATGACCGAGGACACGACAGGCACCCTGCAGGAGCCGGGCAGCCAGTGGTACGACAACGAGGCCGGGCCCCTCGTCCGCCCGTACGCCATGACGGGCGGACGCACCAGACCCGGCCCCACTGGGGTGCGCTTCGACCTGATCGCGCTCGTCACGCTCGACACGGGCGCACCCGGCATGGACGACGACACCGTGCTCGGACCAGAGCACCGGGCCCTCATCGACCTGTGCCGTACGGAGACGCAGTCCGTCGCCGAACTCTCCGCGGGCACGGACCTCCCCGTAGGGGTGGTGAGGGTGTTGCTCGGCGACCTCCTGGAGCTGGGCCGCGTCATCGTCAGCCGTCCGGTACCGCCCGCACAACTGCCCGACGAACGCATCCTGCGAGAGGTGATCGAAGGGCTGAGGGCGCTGTAG
- a CDS encoding DUF6397 family protein translates to MSATGITQPAQTAVVPATGRLHTSGAPFAPSRAARELGLKRREFDLAIHLGCVRTVPDEGGGGRRVGRDEIDRLRNDQRFPETLRERVRAVGTADGAKLMHVTPTRFTRLARLGLVTPVNFYLNRYRAVVWLYLADELRQFAAGKDTAPLLTGRTSQSLRDQLEAGFDLRSRNWRGRQLGFLLRTADGPWARAAVVASFLDPAQVAEIVNDPYERAYLNRFRPEQSAHGVPGSPAARLAERIMTADDQDEIGWLRADLTETLAEARDHRPAPRPRSEHAPLPYEELEQEHVRSSPPLQVSRPEVSEQPGAPERTRGLLSRLRGRNPRPARDRRRAARV, encoded by the coding sequence ATGTCCGCCACCGGCATCACACAACCCGCCCAGACCGCCGTCGTACCGGCCACCGGCAGGCTCCACACTTCCGGCGCACCCTTTGCGCCGAGCCGTGCCGCACGCGAACTGGGGCTCAAACGACGCGAGTTCGACCTCGCGATCCATCTCGGGTGCGTCCGGACCGTTCCTGACGAAGGGGGCGGCGGCCGACGCGTCGGCCGCGACGAGATCGACCGGCTGCGCAATGACCAACGCTTCCCCGAAACGCTGCGCGAACGCGTCCGAGCGGTGGGCACGGCGGATGGCGCGAAGCTCATGCATGTGACTCCCACCCGGTTCACCCGCCTCGCCCGGCTGGGGCTGGTGACGCCGGTGAACTTCTACCTCAACCGCTACCGGGCCGTGGTCTGGCTCTATCTCGCCGACGAACTACGGCAGTTCGCGGCCGGCAAGGACACCGCCCCGCTGCTGACCGGCCGTACGTCCCAAAGTCTGCGGGACCAACTCGAAGCAGGATTTGACCTGCGGTCCCGCAACTGGCGGGGACGGCAACTGGGATTCCTGCTCCGAACGGCCGACGGCCCGTGGGCGCGAGCGGCAGTCGTGGCGTCCTTCCTCGACCCCGCCCAGGTCGCGGAAATCGTCAACGACCCGTACGAACGCGCTTACCTGAACCGCTTCCGGCCCGAACAGTCGGCCCACGGCGTGCCGGGGTCGCCTGCCGCCCGACTGGCCGAACGGATCATGACCGCGGACGACCAGGACGAGATCGGCTGGCTCCGCGCAGACCTGACCGAAACCCTGGCCGAGGCCCGTGACCACCGACCCGCACCTCGCCCGAGGTCGGAACACGCCCCGCTCCCGTACGAAGAGCTCGAACAGGAGCACGTCCGGTCCTCGCCCCCGCTGCAGGTCAGCCGACCCGAGGTTTCCGAGCAACCCGGGGCACCTGAGCGAACCCGCGGCCTGTTGAGCCGCCTGCGCGGCAGAAACCCACGACCCGCGCGGGACCGCAGGCGCGCCGCGCGAGTCTGA
- a CDS encoding acyl-CoA thioesterase produces the protein MTNAAERLVDLLDLEQIEVNIFRGRSPDESLQRVFGGQVAGQALVAAGRTTDGERPVHSLHAYFLRPGRPGVPIVYQVERVRDGRSFTTRRVTAVQQGRTIFNLTASFHKPEEGSFEHQLPPARKVPDPGSLPNVTQEIKEHLGALPEQFERMARRQPFDIRYVDRLLWTPEEVQQLEPRSAVWMRTVGPLGDDPLVHTCALTYASDMTLLDAVRLPVEPLFGPRTFDMASLDHAMWFHRPFRADEWFLYDQESPIATGGRGLARGRIYDVEGRLLVSVVQEGLFRKLS, from the coding sequence ATGACGAACGCAGCCGAGAGACTCGTCGACCTGCTGGACCTGGAGCAGATCGAGGTCAACATCTTCCGTGGCCGCAGCCCCGACGAATCCCTCCAACGGGTCTTCGGCGGCCAGGTGGCGGGCCAGGCGCTGGTCGCCGCCGGGCGCACCACGGACGGCGAACGTCCGGTGCACTCATTGCACGCGTACTTCCTGCGCCCGGGCCGTCCGGGCGTGCCGATCGTGTACCAGGTCGAACGGGTCCGTGACGGCCGGTCGTTCACGACCCGGCGGGTCACGGCCGTGCAGCAGGGCCGCACGATCTTCAATCTCACCGCCTCCTTTCACAAGCCCGAGGAAGGCAGCTTCGAACATCAGCTGCCGCCGGCCCGGAAGGTCCCCGATCCGGGGTCCCTGCCGAACGTCACCCAGGAGATCAAGGAGCATCTCGGCGCGCTGCCCGAGCAGTTCGAGCGAATGGCGCGCCGTCAGCCCTTCGACATCCGTTATGTGGACCGCTTGCTCTGGACCCCCGAGGAGGTCCAGCAGTTGGAGCCGCGCAGCGCGGTGTGGATGCGCACGGTCGGCCCGCTGGGGGACGATCCGCTCGTCCACACGTGTGCGCTGACGTACGCCAGCGACATGACGCTGCTGGACGCCGTCCGACTCCCGGTGGAGCCCCTGTTCGGCCCACGCACCTTCGATATGGCCTCGCTGGACCACGCCATGTGGTTCCACCGGCCGTTCCGCGCGGACGAGTGGTTCCTGTACGACCAGGAGTCCCCCATCGCCACGGGCGGGCGCGGGCTGGCTCGCGGCCGGATCTACGACGTCGAGGGCAGGCTGCTCGTCTCCGTGGTCCAGGAGGGTCTGTTCCGGAAGCTGAGCTGA
- a CDS encoding GTP-binding protein gives MVSEHSDATDDEMSALALKILVAGGFGVGKTTLVGAVSEIRPLRTEELLSEAGQLVDDTDGVDQKVTTTVAMDFGRITIRSGLSLYLFGTPGQDRFWFLWDELSQGALGAVVLADTRRLEDCFPAVDYFEHRHIPFVVAVNCFAGARAYGAQDVSRALDLDQGTPVVLCDARDRDSGKEVLIRLVEYAGRMHTARLLDSVS, from the coding sequence ATGGTCTCCGAGCACTCCGACGCCACGGACGACGAAATGTCAGCCCTGGCGTTGAAGATATTGGTCGCCGGCGGATTCGGCGTGGGCAAGACCACCTTGGTGGGCGCGGTCAGTGAGATCAGGCCACTGCGAACCGAGGAACTACTGAGCGAGGCCGGCCAGTTGGTGGACGACACCGACGGCGTGGACCAGAAGGTCACGACAACCGTCGCCATGGACTTCGGCCGCATCACCATCCGGTCGGGCCTCTCCCTGTACCTCTTCGGTACGCCGGGCCAGGACCGTTTCTGGTTTCTGTGGGACGAACTGTCGCAGGGCGCCCTCGGAGCCGTCGTCCTCGCGGACACCCGCCGACTGGAGGACTGCTTTCCCGCAGTGGACTACTTCGAGCACCGGCACATCCCGTTCGTGGTGGCCGTCAACTGCTTTGCCGGCGCCCGGGCCTACGGAGCCCAGGACGTGTCGCGCGCCCTCGACCTCGACCAGGGCACGCCAGTGGTGCTCTGCGACGCCCGCGACCGCGATTCGGGCAAGGAAGTACTGATCCGGCTGGTCGAGTACGCCGGGCGGATGCACACCGCCCGGCTGCTCGACTCGGTGAGCTGA
- a CDS encoding ABC transporter ATP-binding protein, producing MIGMAPPVYDPAAPTTASTLPVGAPATVRAYVSELFRRHRRAFLLLVTVNTVSVVASMVGPYLLGDLVERVSDDARELHLELTVGLFAAALVVQAVFVRQVRLRGAMLGERMLADLREDFLVRAVGLPPGVLERAGTGDLLSRITTDIDRLANAMREAVPQLAIGVVWAALLLGGLVVTAPPLAPAVLLAVPLLVVGCRWYFRRAPSAYRSEAAGYAAVAAVLAETVDAGRTIEAHRLGERRIELSDRRVREWTAWERYTLWLRCVLFPVINATHVTVLCSVLMVGGVFVLQGWIDVGQLTTSALLAQMLVDPVGIILRWYDELQVAQVSLARLVGVRDIEPDAGDPSLAPDGRDVHAHQVHFGYREGVDVLRKVSLEVAPGTRLALVGPSGAGKSTLGRLLAGIYAPRTGRITLGGAELSKMPAEEVRSHVALVNQEHHVFVGSLRDNLLLARTDAGDAELWAALGAVDADGWARALDEGLDTEVGSGGFTLTPAQAQQIALARLVLADPHTLVLDEATSLLDPRAARHLERSLARVLDGRTVVAIAHRLHTAHDADVIAVVENGRISELGSHDELVAADGAYAALWRSWHG from the coding sequence ATGATCGGCATGGCGCCACCGGTGTACGACCCGGCGGCCCCGACAACGGCGAGCACCCTGCCGGTCGGTGCCCCCGCGACCGTACGCGCCTACGTGAGCGAACTCTTCCGCAGGCACCGCCGTGCCTTCCTGCTGCTGGTCACCGTCAACACGGTCTCCGTGGTGGCCTCCATGGTCGGTCCGTACCTGCTGGGCGACCTCGTCGAACGGGTTTCGGACGACGCCCGCGAACTCCATCTGGAGCTCACCGTCGGCCTGTTCGCCGCCGCGCTGGTCGTGCAGGCCGTCTTCGTACGGCAGGTGCGGCTGCGCGGTGCGATGCTCGGCGAGCGGATGCTGGCCGATCTGCGCGAGGACTTCCTCGTCCGGGCGGTCGGGCTGCCGCCGGGTGTTCTGGAGCGGGCCGGCACGGGTGATCTGCTCTCCCGCATCACGACCGACATCGACCGGCTCGCCAACGCGATGCGCGAGGCCGTGCCGCAGCTCGCCATCGGCGTGGTGTGGGCGGCGCTGCTGCTCGGCGGCCTCGTCGTCACGGCACCACCGCTGGCGCCGGCCGTGCTCCTCGCGGTGCCGCTGCTGGTGGTCGGCTGCCGCTGGTACTTCCGGCGCGCACCCTCCGCCTACCGCTCCGAGGCCGCCGGGTACGCCGCCGTCGCCGCCGTGCTCGCGGAGACCGTGGACGCCGGACGGACCATCGAGGCCCACCGGCTGGGCGAACGCCGGATCGAACTGTCGGACCGGCGGGTCAGGGAATGGACGGCCTGGGAGCGCTACACGCTGTGGCTGCGGTGTGTGCTCTTCCCCGTCATCAACGCCACCCATGTGACCGTGCTCTGCTCGGTGCTGATGGTCGGCGGGGTCTTCGTGCTCCAGGGCTGGATCGACGTGGGCCAGCTGACCACGAGCGCTCTGCTCGCCCAGATGCTCGTCGACCCCGTGGGGATCATCCTGCGCTGGTACGACGAGCTCCAGGTCGCCCAGGTGTCGCTGGCCCGGCTCGTCGGGGTCCGGGACATCGAGCCGGACGCCGGTGACCCCTCGCTTGCCCCGGACGGGCGGGACGTGCACGCGCACCAGGTGCACTTCGGCTACCGGGAGGGCGTGGACGTACTGCGCAAGGTGTCCCTGGAGGTCGCGCCGGGCACCCGGCTGGCTCTGGTGGGCCCCTCGGGCGCGGGCAAGTCCACGCTGGGCAGGCTGCTCGCCGGGATCTACGCGCCCCGGACCGGCCGTATCACCCTGGGCGGCGCCGAACTGTCGAAGATGCCGGCCGAGGAGGTCCGCTCGCACGTCGCGCTGGTCAACCAGGAGCATCACGTCTTCGTCGGCTCCCTGCGCGACAACCTGCTGCTCGCCCGCACGGACGCCGGGGACGCCGAACTGTGGGCCGCGCTGGGCGCGGTCGACGCGGACGGCTGGGCCCGGGCGCTGGACGAGGGGCTGGACACCGAGGTCGGCTCGGGCGGGTTCACGCTCACCCCGGCGCAGGCCCAGCAGATCGCGCTGGCCCGGCTGGTCCTGGCCGACCCGCACACACTCGTCCTGGACGAGGCGACCTCGCTCCTCGACCCGCGAGCGGCCCGTCATCTGGAGCGGTCCCTGGCCAGGGTCCTGGACGGCCGTACGGTCGTCGCCATCGCCCACCGGCTGCACACGGCCCATGACGCGGACGTCATCGCCGTCGTGGAGAACGGCCGGATCAGCGAGCTGGGCAGCCACGACGAGCTGGTCGCGGCGGACGGGGCGTACGCGGCGCTGTGGCGGTCGTGGCACGGGTGA
- a CDS encoding roadblock/LC7 domain-containing protein has protein sequence MIKDPSTRAERRSGELDWLLDDLVLRVSEVRHAVVLSNDGLAVGASTDLKREDAEHLAAVASGFHSLAKGAGRHFGAGGVRQTMVEMDDGFLFVAAAGDGSCLAVLTAVTADIGLVAYEMARLVKRVGEHLHTAPRAAARPHAAG, from the coding sequence ATGATCAAGGACCCGAGCACGAGGGCGGAGCGGCGGTCCGGCGAACTCGACTGGCTGCTCGACGACCTGGTACTGCGTGTCAGCGAGGTGCGGCACGCGGTGGTGCTGTCCAACGACGGCCTCGCGGTGGGCGCCTCCACCGATCTCAAGCGCGAGGACGCGGAGCATCTGGCCGCGGTCGCCTCCGGCTTCCACAGCCTGGCCAAAGGCGCCGGACGGCACTTCGGTGCCGGTGGCGTGCGTCAGACCATGGTGGAGATGGACGACGGCTTCCTGTTCGTCGCCGCCGCCGGTGACGGCTCCTGCCTCGCCGTACTCACCGCCGTGACCGCCGACATAGGTCTCGTGGCATACGAGATGGCACGGCTGGTGAAGCGCGTGGGCGAGCACCTCCACACGGCGCCGCGAGCAGCGGCGCGCCCGCACGCCGCCGGATGA
- a CDS encoding metal-dependent hydrolase translates to MMGPAHSLSGAAAWLGVGAAAAAAGKPMPWPVVLVGALICAGAALAPDLDHKAATISRAFGPISRGLCEIVDKLSYAVYKATKKQGDPRRSGGHRTLTHTWLWAVLIGAGASAVAIAGGRWAVLALLFVHIVLAIEGLLWRATRGSSADILVWLLAATSAWILAGVLDKPGNGSDWLFTDPGQQYLWLGLPIVLGALVHDIGDALTVSGCPVLWPIPIGRKRWYPIGPPKALRFRAGSWVELKVLMPAFMLLGGVGCAAALNFI, encoded by the coding sequence ATGATGGGACCAGCACACTCACTCTCGGGGGCCGCTGCCTGGCTCGGTGTCGGAGCCGCCGCGGCGGCGGCAGGCAAACCGATGCCCTGGCCGGTCGTCCTGGTCGGTGCCCTGATCTGCGCCGGTGCCGCACTCGCCCCGGACCTCGACCACAAGGCGGCGACCATCTCGCGCGCCTTCGGGCCGATCTCGCGCGGTCTGTGCGAGATCGTCGACAAGCTCTCCTACGCCGTCTACAAGGCGACGAAGAAGCAGGGCGACCCGCGTCGCTCGGGCGGGCACCGGACACTGACGCACACCTGGCTGTGGGCGGTCCTGATCGGCGCGGGCGCTTCCGCCGTCGCGATCGCCGGGGGCCGCTGGGCGGTGCTGGCGCTCCTCTTCGTGCACATCGTGCTCGCCATCGAAGGCCTGCTGTGGCGGGCGACCCGCGGTTCCAGCGCCGACATCCTGGTCTGGCTGCTGGCCGCGACCAGTGCCTGGATCCTGGCCGGTGTCCTGGACAAACCGGGCAACGGCTCGGACTGGCTGTTCACGGACCCGGGGCAGCAGTACCTGTGGCTCGGGCTGCCGATCGTGCTGGGCGCGCTGGTGCACGACATCGGGGACGCGCTGACGGTGTCCGGCTGCCCGGTGCTGTGGCCGATCCCGATCGGCCGCAAGCGCTGGTACCCGATCGGTCCGCCGAAGGCGCTGCGGTTCCGGGCGGGAAGCTGGGTCGAGCTGAAGGTGCTCATGCCGGCGTTCATGCTGCTCGGGGGAGTGGGCTGCGCGGCAGCGCTCAACTTCATCTGA
- a CDS encoding roadblock/LC7 domain-containing protein: MAQNQGLGWLLDDLTERVEHIRHALVLSNDGLVTGASAGLRREDAEHLAAVSSGLHSLAKGSGRHFGAGKVRQTMIEFDDAVLFVTAAGTGSCLCVLGAADADIGQIAYEMTLLVNRVGEHLDVDARQPENIPTSEA; the protein is encoded by the coding sequence ATGGCTCAGAACCAAGGACTTGGCTGGCTGCTGGACGATCTGACCGAGCGTGTCGAACACATACGACATGCGCTGGTCCTGTCGAACGACGGGCTGGTGACAGGCGCGAGCGCGGGACTTCGACGTGAGGACGCCGAACATCTCGCCGCCGTGTCCTCGGGCCTGCACAGCCTGGCGAAAGGCTCGGGACGCCACTTCGGCGCCGGCAAGGTACGTCAGACAATGATCGAGTTCGACGACGCGGTGCTGTTCGTCACGGCGGCCGGTACCGGTAGCTGTCTGTGCGTACTCGGCGCTGCGGACGCCGACATCGGCCAGATCGCATACGAGATGACACTGCTCGTCAATCGGGTCGGCGAACACCTCGACGTGGATGCCAGGCAACCCGAAAACATCCCGACATCAGAGGCCTGA
- a CDS encoding type B 50S ribosomal protein L31, whose protein sequence is MQQDKQPAYHPVVFRDRAAGYAFLTRSTATSEQTIEWDDGETYPVVDVEISSESHPFYTGKARTVDTEGRVAAFERRYGGGEGQS, encoded by the coding sequence ATGCAGCAGGACAAGCAGCCCGCCTACCACCCGGTCGTCTTCCGGGACCGGGCCGCCGGATACGCCTTCCTGACCCGGTCCACCGCGACGAGCGAGCAGACCATCGAGTGGGACGACGGGGAGACGTACCCGGTGGTGGACGTGGAGATCTCCTCCGAGAGCCACCCCTTCTACACCGGCAAGGCCCGGACGGTGGACACCGAGGGCCGCGTCGCCGCCTTCGAACGGCGCTACGGCGGCGGGGAGGGCCAGAGCTGA
- a CDS encoding DUF5709 domain-containing protein, with the protein MDSDEGWGDDVYQPDGSEVQDDAGLLDAEDTLLTDGVRDPLDRGWSPPDRPWAVERSGVTAAERRQGETLDQRLAEELPDVAASDGDGIGDWAGMDGEPLDNEVGATRSGRLVAPNEGAHEDEESGLIATDVGIDGAAASAEEAAMHIVDEDALSG; encoded by the coding sequence GTGGACAGTGACGAGGGATGGGGAGACGACGTCTACCAGCCCGACGGATCCGAGGTACAGGACGACGCGGGCCTCCTGGACGCCGAGGACACCCTGCTCACCGACGGGGTGAGGGACCCCCTCGACCGTGGCTGGTCCCCTCCGGACCGTCCCTGGGCGGTGGAGCGTTCCGGTGTGACGGCGGCGGAGCGCAGGCAGGGCGAGACGCTGGACCAGCGCCTCGCGGAGGAGCTGCCGGACGTCGCGGCATCGGACGGCGACGGCATCGGCGACTGGGCGGGCATGGACGGCGAGCCGCTGGACAACGAGGTGGGCGCCACCCGTTCCGGTCGCCTGGTGGCCCCCAACGAGGGCGCGCACGAGGACGAGGAGAGCGGGCTGATCGCCACCGACGTGGGCATCGACGGCGCCGCGGCCTCGGCCGAGGAGGCCGCGATGCACATCGTCGACGAGGACGCCCTGTCCGGCTGA
- a CDS encoding DEAD/DEAH box helicase, producing the protein MTLIDQLPKTADPDALYEAFESWSQERGLTLYPHQEEALIEAVSGANVIVSTPTGSGKSMIAAGAHFAALARDEVTFYTAPIKALVSEKFFELCKIFGTENVGMLTGDASVNSDAPVICCTAEVLASIALRDGKQADVGQVVMDEFHFYAEADRGWAWQIPILELPQAQFILMSATLGDVSMFEKDLTRRTGRPTSVVRSAIRPVPLSYEYKLTPMTETLTELLETRQAPVYIVHFTQAQAVERAQALMSINMCTREEKDRIAELIGNFRFTTKFGQNLSRYVRHGIGVHHAGMLPKYRRLVEKLAQAGLLKVICGTDTLGVGVNVPIRTVLFTALTKYDGNRVRNLRAREFHQIAGRAGRAGFDTAGFVVAQAPEHVIENEKSLAKAGDDPKKRRKVVRKKAPEGFVGWTESTFDKLIVSDPEPLMSRFRVTHTMLLSVIARPGNAFDAMRHLLEDNHEPRKQQLRHIRRAIAIYRSLLDGGVVEKLDEPDATGRIVRLTVDLQQDFALNQPLSTFALASFELLDPESPSYALDMVSVVESTLDDPRQILAAQQNKARGEAIGAMKADGVEYEERMERLQDVSYPKPLEELLFHAYDTYRKSHPWVGDHPLSPKSVIRDMYERAMTFTELVSHYDLARTEGIVLRYLAGAFKALDHTVPDDLKSEDLQDLIAWLGEMVRQVDSSLLDEWEQLANPEVMTAEEAQEKADQVKPVTANARAFRVLVRNAMFRRVELAALDQVGALGELDAEAGWDADAWGEAMDKYWDEYEDLGTGPDARGPRLLMIEEEPQNRLWRVRQAFADPNGDHDWGISAEVDLVASDAESRAVIKVTAVGQL; encoded by the coding sequence GTGACCCTCATCGATCAGCTGCCGAAGACCGCAGACCCCGACGCCCTCTACGAAGCCTTCGAGTCGTGGTCCCAGGAGCGCGGTCTCACGCTCTACCCGCACCAGGAGGAGGCGCTGATCGAGGCGGTCTCGGGTGCGAACGTGATCGTGTCGACGCCCACCGGCTCCGGAAAGAGCATGATCGCGGCAGGTGCGCACTTCGCCGCGCTGGCCCGCGACGAGGTCACCTTCTACACGGCTCCGATCAAGGCGCTGGTCTCCGAGAAGTTCTTCGAGCTGTGCAAGATCTTCGGTACGGAGAACGTCGGCATGCTGACCGGCGACGCCTCGGTCAACTCCGACGCCCCCGTCATCTGCTGCACGGCCGAGGTACTGGCGTCCATCGCGCTGCGCGACGGCAAGCAGGCGGACGTCGGCCAGGTCGTGATGGACGAGTTCCACTTCTACGCCGAGGCCGACCGCGGCTGGGCCTGGCAGATCCCGATCCTGGAGCTGCCGCAGGCGCAGTTCATCCTGATGTCGGCGACGCTGGGCGACGTCTCGATGTTCGAGAAGGACCTCACTCGCCGCACCGGTCGCCCGACCTCGGTGGTTCGCTCGGCGATCCGCCCGGTCCCGCTGTCGTACGAGTACAAGCTGACGCCGATGACCGAGACGCTGACGGAGCTGCTGGAGACCCGGCAGGCGCCCGTCTACATCGTGCACTTCACCCAGGCGCAGGCGGTGGAACGGGCGCAGGCGCTGATGAGCATCAACATGTGCACGCGCGAGGAGAAGGACAGGATCGCCGAGCTGATCGGCAACTTCCGCTTCACCACCAAGTTCGGCCAGAACCTGTCCCGTTACGTCCGGCATGGCATCGGCGTCCACCACGCCGGCATGCTCCCGAAGTACCGCCGCCTGGTCGAGAAGCTGGCCCAGGCAGGCCTGTTGAAGGTCATCTGCGGCACGGACACGCTCGGCGTAGGCGTCAACGTGCCCATCCGTACGGTGCTGTTCACGGCGCTGACGAAGTACGACGGCAATCGTGTACGGAACCTGCGCGCGCGTGAGTTCCACCAGATCGCCGGTCGGGCGGGCCGTGCGGGCTTCGACACGGCGGGCTTCGTCGTCGCGCAGGCGCCCGAGCACGTTATCGAGAACGAGAAGTCGCTCGCCAAGGCGGGCGACGACCCGAAGAAGCGCCGCAAGGTGGTCCGCAAGAAAGCACCCGAGGGTTTTGTCGGCTGGACGGAGAGCACCTTCGACAAGCTGATCGTCTCCGATCCGGAGCCGCTGATGTCCCGCTTCCGGGTCACCCACACGATGCTGCTGTCGGTGATCGCCCGTCCCGGCAACGCCTTCGACGCGATGCGGCACCTGCTGGAGGACAACCACGAGCCGCGCAAGCAGCAGCTGCGGCACATCCGGCGCGCGATCGCCATCTACCGCTCGCTCCTGGACGGCGGCGTCGTCGAGAAGCTCGACGAGCCGGACGCGACCGGCCGCATCGTGCGCCTGACCGTGGATCTCCAGCAGGACTTCGCTCTGAACCAGCCACTGTCCACCTTCGCGCTGGCCTCGTTCGAGCTCCTGGACCCGGAGTCGCCGTCTTACGCGCTGGACATGGTGTCGGTGGTCGAGTCCACGCTGGACGATCCGCGCCAGATTCTCGCGGCCCAGCAGAACAAGGCGCGCGGCGAGGCCATCGGGGCGATGAAGGCGGACGGCGTCGAGTACGAGGAGCGTATGGAGCGCCTCCAGGACGTCTCGTACCCGAAGCCGTTGGAGGAGTTGCTCTTCCACGCCTACGACACTTACCGCAAGAGCCACCCGTGGGTCGGCGATCATCCTCTCTCCCCCAAGTCCGTCATCCGTGACATGTACGAACGCGCCATGACCTTCACCGAGTTGGTGTCGCACTACGATCTGGCCCGCACCGAGGGCATCGTGCTGCGCTATCTCGCCGGCGCTTTCAAGGCCCTCGACCACACCGTCCCCGACGACCTCAAGTCCGAGGACCTGCAGGATCTGATCGCCTGGCTGGGCGAGATGGTGCGCCAGGTCGACTCCAGCCTCCTGGACGAGTGGGAGCAGCTCGCCAACCCGGAGGTGATGACCGCCGAGGAGGCCCAGGAGAAGGCCGACCAGGTCAAGCCGGTCACGGCCAACGCGCGTGCCTTCCGTGTCCTCGTCCGCAACGCCATGTTCCGTCGTGTCGAGCTGGCCGCGCTCGACCAGGTGGGGGCACTGGGCGAGCTGGACGCGGAGGCCGGCTGGGACGCCGACGCGTGGGGCGAGGCGATGGACAAGTACTGGGACGAGTACGAGGACCTCGGCACCGGCCCCGACGCCCGTGGGCCTCGGCTGCTGATGATCGAGGAGGAGCCGCAGAACAGGCTGTGGCGCGTCCGTCAGGCCTTCGCCGACCCGAACGGCGACCACGACTGGGGCATCAGCGCGGAGGTCGACCTCGTGGCCTCTGACGCGGAGAGCCGCGCCGTCATCAAGGTCACCGCCGTCGGCCAGCTGTGA